The Bacteroides ovatus genomic interval ATTAAGCAACAGGCTCAAATCAAGAACGGTGGTGTTTCTCAGGAACAGTGTTGCGCCAGACGCCAGCTGTAACTTGATCCATTTTATTGGTGGTTCACCTTCAGGATGTTTCACGTCCAACTTCACAGTTGGACTATTGCATGGTTTCCCGGTTATCTGGACTTTGGCAACCTTGGGCTGCTCAACCTGGACTGTCTTGCCTAACTTCTCACTCCACAACTGGTGACGCTGCCAGTTCATGAACTTGTCGTAATTTACACCATAATCAGCACAGAACTCTCGAAGATCTTTGGTCTCGCTGCATAACTGGTAGAGGTCATATACCTCCTGATAGTTTACTTTTTCTTTTGCCATAATCATTCTTGTTAAAGGTTACGGCGCAAAGATATGGCGGCTAACAACTTATGTCAAGGCGGAAAATAGAATGGTTACAGCATTCTGTTCACCGTGCTTCTTATTTCTTACCGTAGATACCGCTTTTATTTTCCACCTAATTTATTTTTTGTTTGCAATCCGGAGAAACACTAATTCCTCCTGACCTTTTTCCTTCTGCTTCTACGTCTTTGTTGTTTCTGACGATTATAACGCTGCCACTTCTTATAAATCATCCAACCACTCATCAATGCAACAACGACGAAAATAAGAATAGTGATACCCACTCCCAAATTATCTCCTTTAATACGCGACCAAATATCAAGAACTTCTTTTGTCTTATCGCCAAAATCACGAATCATGGCACATCGTTCCACCACCTTACGATCCGGATATTGTATTTTATCAATCTGCACGCTGTCTGCACCCGGTCCGAAAAAGTAACTTAAATCGGAATAATAATGAAGAGTGGTGTCTATCTTCTCTTCCAGTATTTCGGGAGTAGCTATGGAACTTACATATCCGCAGAAATCCATATTCCGCAAGGCTATATCCGGACGACACATAAAGTTGATAAAATAACTGGCCGCTTCCGGATTCCCGGCATATTTCGGGATCACCCAACCATCATACCAAATATTACTTCCTTCTTCGGGAACTTCATAATCCAAATCCACTCCTACCGCATTGGCCTCTTCAATCGCCCAGATTGCATCACCGCTCCAAGTCATATTCAGCCAAGCTTTATTTTTCGTCATCATTTCCTTGCCAAAGTCCGCTTCCCAGCCAGCAATGTTCGGTTTCAAGGCTTTTAAGTATTTTTCAGCCAACTCCATCGCACGTGGAGAATAGTCGTTCATCAACTCTTCCACTGTTACCGTTCCCTCCTTCAGTTCCTTTGCATGCGCATAAATCACGGCTGTTCCATAAGCATCACGATAACTATCCTTCATCAGGATCTTTCCGGCATACTTTTTATTCCAAAGGCAATCCCAGGACAGGGCTACCGAATCGGGCACATAAGCCCGGTTATACAGAATACCTGCCGTCCCCCACATATAACATACAGCATAGCGGCTGGCTTTTTCACCCGGCTGACTCAATTTATTAATCTGCTTACGAATAAATGGAGCCACATTATTCATGTAATTGGGAGAATGTGCGAAATTCGTGTCGATAGGTAGCAACAAATGCTTCTTCAGCATACGCTCGATGATGTATTCCGAAGGACAAACAACATCAAAATCTTCATGCCCCTTTTCAATTTTCGTCAACATGATTTCGTTGATATCGAATGTCTGGTAAACGATACGGATATTCTCACCGGTCTGTTCTTTATAATATGCCTGGAAATCCTCAAGCACACCTTCGCCGATGTAATCCGCCCAGTTGTAGATTTTAAGAACCCGCTCACGAGGTTCACCGGAATTATAACACCCGGTCAAAGCCAATAAGAGCAGGATAGCAGGAATTATTCTTTTCATATTATTTACGTAGTAGCACATTTGATAGTCTATTAATCTTTTTTCTTCGTTTTTCCTGCCCGGTAATTGATTACAACCAATAACGCCAGTACCACGACAAAAATGATAGCCGAAAGCGGGCGAAGTTCCGGGGTCAAACCTCCCTTGCGGGCATCGGCGTAGATATAAGTAGAAAGCGTTTCCAAACCTTGATTACCGATAGTGAATACAGTTACGGCAAAATCATCAATGGATAGTGTCAGTGCAAGCATAAAGCCGCTAATCATTCCCGGACGAATCTCCGGAATTATGACTTTCCACAAGGCCTGCATAGGAGTAGCTCCTAAATCGAGGGCAGCTTCATAAATATTCGGATTCATCTGCTTCAAACGGGGCAATACACTTAAAACAACGTACGGGGTACAAAAAGTAATATGAGCAAGCACTACGGTTGTGTAGCCTTGTGTGATCCCCAGAGATACAAACAAAAGGAACAAGGATATACCGGTGATAATATCACCATTCAGAATAGGAATGCTGTTCACAAATCCGATCGCTTTGCGTGAACGGGCTTTCAGATTGAATATACCGATAGCAGCGATGCTTCCTAATAACGTAGATGCTGTTGCAGCCAGTAGAGCGATAGTGATCGTATTAATCAATGCATTCATCAAAGAATGATGAGCACCGGTAGTGAATAACGAAGAATAAAGTTTGGTAGAAAATCCCGTCCAGTTACCCAACACTTTCGCCTCTGTAAATGAGTAGATCACAATAATCACGATCGGAGAATAAAGCAAGAGCAGCAATATCCACAAATAAGTCTGTGCAAATATCTTCTTTACCATAGCCCGCCTCCTTCATTTGAGTTTTCCTTATCATCGGTGCTGAACAGGGAAGTAGCAGCTATCAATAGCAACATAATGAGCGAAAGTGCCGCTCCATAGTTCCACATACTGTTATTGATATTTTCCTGAATCGTCGTACCAAAGAGTTTGATGTTATTCATCGTCAGCAACTCGGCAATGGCAAATGTCGATATAGTCGGCATGAACACCATCATGATACCACTCATCACCCCCGGCATGGAAAGCGGAAGGACTGCTTTCAGAAAGACTTGCACAGGATTGGCTCCCAAGTCTTGCGCCGCCTCGATATAGCTATGATCCATCTTCTGCAAAGTATTGTAGATAGGATAAATCATGAAAGGGATAAAGTTGTATACCATACCGAATATCAACGCTCCCTCGCCCAACGGCACACTGAAAAAGTCGAATAAGGCAACAGTGGCAAGGGTACGCACCAGAATATTTACCCACATCGGCAAAATAAACAGTACGACCATCGTCTTGGAACGGTTCAGCTTGCTGTTACTCAATATCCAGGCAGCAGGATAACCCAATAAAATACAAACAAGGGTGGTAATAATGGCAATACCAATCGAATAGACAAAGGTATTGATTGCTTCGGGATGTTCGAAGAACTTCTGAAAATTGGCGAGTGTCAAATGGCCGCTATCATCGGTAAAGGCATATACGACAATTAAGAACAACGGTATAATCACAAAGATCGCCGAAAAAATAATGTAAGGGAGAGTCCAACTCTTACGTGATGACAAAAAGACTATAAACCTCTTATTCACTTCCTTTCCTGTTAATCGGTTATTTTAACTATACGAATAGCATCTGGAGGGATGGTAATACCTACACGGTCACCGTCATCCCATACATCGTTCGTATCTACAAATACATTCTCGTCCCAATCTGACAATACAGTCAGATGATAATGGTCACCCTTGTAAAGGATGAATTTCACCTCGCCCGTCAGCGTTCCGTCTTCTTCATTATCCTGAAGAATCACTTTTTCAAAGTCTACTTCCACTTTGACATTCGTATCGAAAGCGATTCCTTCCACCGGAACACATTCAAAGTTACAGCCCAGGAATTCCACATGAGTAGCATCCAGCAATTTTCCTTCGAATGTATTGCAAACACGCTCTTTCTTCATAATATGAATATCGAAAGGCTTCACCAACAGACCGACTTCAGCCCCTACTTCAAAATGATGGTAATCCTGCACCAAGAATTCATATCCGCCGCACAACACCGTCATTTCATAATGCACTCCTTTAAAAAT includes:
- a CDS encoding ABC transporter substrate-binding protein, which translates into the protein MKRIIPAILLLLALTGCYNSGEPRERVLKIYNWADYIGEGVLEDFQAYYKEQTGENIRIVYQTFDINEIMLTKIEKGHEDFDVVCPSEYIIERMLKKHLLLPIDTNFAHSPNYMNNVAPFIRKQINKLSQPGEKASRYAVCYMWGTAGILYNRAYVPDSVALSWDCLWNKKYAGKILMKDSYRDAYGTAVIYAHAKELKEGTVTVEELMNDYSPRAMELAEKYLKALKPNIAGWEADFGKEMMTKNKAWLNMTWSGDAIWAIEEANAVGVDLDYEVPEEGSNIWYDGWVIPKYAGNPEAASYFINFMCRPDIALRNMDFCGYVSSIATPEILEEKIDTTLHYYSDLSYFFGPGADSVQIDKIQYPDRKVVERCAMIRDFGDKTKEVLDIWSRIKGDNLGVGITILIFVVVALMSGWMIYKKWQRYNRQKQQRRRSRRKKVRRN
- a CDS encoding ABC transporter permease, with product MVKKIFAQTYLWILLLLLYSPIVIIVIYSFTEAKVLGNWTGFSTKLYSSLFTTGAHHSLMNALINTITIALLAATASTLLGSIAAIGIFNLKARSRKAIGFVNSIPILNGDIITGISLFLLFVSLGITQGYTTVVLAHITFCTPYVVLSVLPRLKQMNPNIYEAALDLGATPMQALWKVIIPEIRPGMISGFMLALTLSIDDFAVTVFTIGNQGLETLSTYIYADARKGGLTPELRPLSAIIFVVVLALLVVINYRAGKTKKKD
- a CDS encoding ABC transporter permease, with protein sequence MNKRFIVFLSSRKSWTLPYIIFSAIFVIIPLFLIVVYAFTDDSGHLTLANFQKFFEHPEAINTFVYSIGIAIITTLVCILLGYPAAWILSNSKLNRSKTMVVLFILPMWVNILVRTLATVALFDFFSVPLGEGALIFGMVYNFIPFMIYPIYNTLQKMDHSYIEAAQDLGANPVQVFLKAVLPLSMPGVMSGIMMVFMPTISTFAIAELLTMNNIKLFGTTIQENINNSMWNYGAALSLIMLLLIAATSLFSTDDKENSNEGGGLW